In the Armatimonadota bacterium genome, GCAAGGTGACAGACTTACGTTGTCCTCTCATACGCCCGAGTATGGAAGGGCCGAGGAGATATTGGAAGTGCGAACCGAAGGGGAAACGGTGCCGACAGCGTTCAATGCGCGGTATTTAATGGAGTGCTTGGCCGTGGTGGAAGCGGCGGAAGTAGCGTTAGAACTCACGGGGTCGTTGAGTCCGGGAGCAGTGCGCCCGGTAGGACAGCCGGAGTACGTGTACGTGTTGGCACCGGTGCGTGTCGCGAGTTGAACGGTTGGTGCAAGTTGCCGCAGACAGCATTGTACAGGGTGCGTTGTCAAAGTTGATGAGTGTCACGGCGACAGGAGGAAGCGAAGGCGCTGACATGTAGTGGTGCGGTGCGAGTCAAAAGGACGGTTTATGTCGTCGTGAATGGCGAATGTTTCTCGGCGGTGACGTGGTGGAACTCGTCGGGTACAAACGTGTGATGCGGTGATGGCCGTGACATGCAACGTACGTCGGCTAGCGTTGCGGGATTTCCGCAACCATGCGCGAACGGACCTTGAGCTGCAGGACGGACTCACGATCTTCGTGGGTGGCAACGGACAGGGAAAGTCGAACCTTCTTGAGGCGTTGTACGTTGTCGCGACAGGGCGTTCCTATCGCACCACGCGGGATGCGGAGATGATCGCCCATGGCGCACATCTGGCACGAGTGCATGCGGTGGTGATCCGTCGCGGCGGTCGGGAAGAAGAGCAGGAAGCACTCATCAGTCGTCATGGTGAAACGGGATCCGTGCGCTTGCGCGTGAGTGGTGTTGAAACGCCCCGCAGCCGGGTCTTGGGACGGGTGCCGGTCGTCGTGGCGGCGCCGTGGGATCTCGACGTCGTACGGGGCGCGGCGGTATTGCGTAGGCGTCTGTTGGACGCGGCGCTGGCGCAAACGAGTCCGGCGTACTTTTTCGCACTGCATCGGTATTATCGGGTACTTGCGCAGCGGAACGCCGTGTTACGGCAGCGGAGTGGTGCGCACTTCGAACCGTGGGAAGCACAGATGGTCACCCTCGGTGCGCGTATCACGGCGCGACGCCGCACTTATGTGGAACGACTCAACGCACGGGCGGCCGAGTGGTTCCGGCATCTCGGTGGCGTAGGACGTCTCGAAGTGCGGTATCGGCCGTCATGGACGGGTGCGTCGGAAGAGGAAGTTGCGGTTGTGGCCAGGGAAGAACTCCGCCGGCGTCGTGCCGATGAAATACGACGGGGAAGCACGTTGTCGGGGCCCCAGCGCGACGAAGTGGAGTTCGTGCTGGACGGCGTGCCGTTGCGCAGCACAGGGTCGCTGGGGCAATGGCGCCTGGCGATGCTAGCCGTACGGTGCGCCGAACGTGAGGTCGTGGAAGCGGAGCTGGGGACGCGGCCGCTGTTGCTGCTCGATGACGTGCTGGCGGAGCTGGATGACGCGCGTCAACAGCGGGTCTTGCAGTTGACCGGGACGGGTCAGGTGCTGGTGACCATGACGGTGCTTCCGTCGGAACCACGGGGGGTCGAGTTGGTCAGGGCAGGAATGCGCGTGTTGAACGTCTCGGGCGGAACTGTCGGGGAGGGGGTATGGTCGCACCGATCCGCGACGTCCTAGGGGCGACAGCGAAGCGGTGGGGGCTGGCCAGGCTTGCGTGGCTTGTCGACCTGCAACGCCGGTGGCCTACGATCGTGGGGCCAACGTTGGCCAGGCTGTCGTGGCCCGAGCGTGTGCGGGGCGATGCGTTGGTCGTGGCGGCGAGGCAGCCGGCGGTCGCGCAGGAACTCCGATGGCGAGAGC is a window encoding:
- the recF gene encoding DNA replication and repair protein RecF (All proteins in this family for which functions are known are DNA-binding proteins that assist the filamentation of RecA onto DNA for the initiation of recombination or recombinational repair.) is translated as MAVTCNVRRLALRDFRNHARTDLELQDGLTIFVGGNGQGKSNLLEALYVVATGRSYRTTRDAEMIAHGAHLARVHAVVIRRGGREEEQEALISRHGETGSVRLRVSGVETPRSRVLGRVPVVVAAPWDLDVVRGAAVLRRRLLDAALAQTSPAYFFALHRYYRVLAQRNAVLRQRSGAHFEPWEAQMVTLGARITARRRTYVERLNARAAEWFRHLGGVGRLEVRYRPSWTGASEEEVAVVAREELRRRRADEIRRGSTLSGPQRDEVEFVLDGVPLRSTGSLGQWRLAMLAVRCAEREVVEAELGTRPLLLLDDVLAELDDARQQRVLQLTGTGQVLVTMTVLPSEPRGVELVRAGMRVLNVSGGTVGEGVWSHRSATS